The proteins below come from a single Strix uralensis isolate ZFMK-TIS-50842 chromosome 8, bStrUra1, whole genome shotgun sequence genomic window:
- the CCDC18 gene encoding coiled-coil domain-containing protein 18 isoform X1, whose amino-acid sequence MRMRLRGPAVRAGLALSGPRCLKRVICLVPMEYGMWTCSKSAAAEDPLANVQSLRNQLRRTERNLQAVEEELSSTNTSEHYGHCFDEAVDFTLEDLVQPNCNCQGVSNCKKNAGKTSCQDFQRKSKSYSVSTTSDKTTEENECLKEKLGALHEQNASLTSQNHYLKNRVETMNFELMQSKTRISYLESILGTRLVSIPKLKEQIVNLEAEVSAQDKILRDAEDKLDQSRKTGMQRANMLQRYKKDYKNLKTELTELSKQGKRAEQQRDEALLNAEELTRAFKKYKQKITEKLEKVKAEEVILRKRLFNCEKEKETLNEKCVSYRKDLDVLEEQLRQLKEENHSTKEEIKTLEVKNTEMLSMLNRSDQKIIELESELSEKEIVLKEKNSLISENAELRALTAQQHNRLKLCHQEIEDSREELNILETIISQLSPSTSEKFKWHHLKHQLSGSSTKEALSESCELNKPLIADLSIKLAMKEEEIQKPRADFTIGTGTEHLSNDNEGQENSGLCGLETEPVKLIRSQGERRRCQQLELISKQFEKERQRLQKEIEELRTKLTEADDENSSLRTSMAQRASQFQIIQEDLLKKASKTSSLEREVRKKSSQLSALEKQLEEKVIAYSTAAARNTELEQELMGKNRRIHELETTISEEHEQITSAFEKAKLVHLEQHQEMEKQIELLQTQLEKKHQQFIEQEKIISILQQDVIDKQHHIESLDGLLIESREKMENENVKKDQGLKVMKSQLTEETIKVRQLESALEVCKEEVALYLSQSQENKEIFENQLKKKFEEVHYLQKEIKLKDQNIQDTSEQNILLQQTLHHQQQMLQQETIRNEELEDNQIKLEKQVSNLERELQKQKAYSEDELRKVEQKLHLAAQEADLNRQKVDELNNTISQIKLEMDQCKNELTGMEKEIVQLKRDDENKAMQINQLDITLEEARSELNEKANKVNNLEDKLLQSETCHREALQKIVELESALQNARGELKITLTQLQELQDALQNAQSSLEEKHIAVMDLTTELRYCKGEIEDKNQELLDMDQALKERNWELKQRAAQITQLDMTVREHRGEMEQQIIRLECNLEKSELEIKECNKQIEGLERKLQHSKDELREKEFELLQRDQEINQLKKKIERK is encoded by the exons atgcgcATGCGCCTTAGGGGCCCCGCGGTGAGGGCGGGCTTGGCCTTAAGCGGCCCGCGCTGTTTGAAGCGGG tcATATGTCTGGTACCAATGGAATATGGTATGTGGACTTGCTCTaaaagtgctgctgctgaagaccCACTTGCAAATGTACAATCATTAAGGAATCAGCTGAGGAGAACTGAAAGAAACCTACAGGCTGTAGAGGAAGAGCTTTCCAG CACTAATACAAGTGAACATTATGGCCACTGCTTTGATGAGGCTGTAGACTTCACTCTGGAGGACCTTGTTCAGCCTAATTGCAACTGTCAAGGCGTTTCCAACTGTAAGAAGAATGCTGGTAAAACGTCTTGCcaggattttcaaagaaaatccaAA TCTTACTCAGTATCCACAACTTCTGATAAAACCACGGAAGAAAATGAATGTCTTAAGGAGAAGCTGGGTGCCCTTCATGAGCAAAATGCATCTTTGACTTCTCAGAACCACTACCTGAAGAACAGAGTGGAAACAATGAACTTTGAATTGATGCAGTCAAAAACAAGA atttcttaTCTTGAATCGATTTTAGGTACACGTTTAGTCAGTATTCCGAAGTTAAAAGAACAGATTGTAAACTTGGAAGCAGAAGTTTCAGCTCAAGATAAAATTCTGAG AGATGCAGAAGATAAACTGGATCAAAGCCGGAAGACAGGAATGCAAAGAGCAAACATGTTACAAAGATATAAAAAGGActataaaaatctgaaaactgAGTTAACTGAACTAAGCAAGCAAGGAAAGAG AGCAGAACAACAAAGAGATGAAGCTTTGTTGAACGCGGAGGAGCTGACAAGGGCTTTCAAAaagtataaacagaaaataactgaaaaattagaaaag gTTAAAGCTGAAGAAGTAATCCTGAGAAAACGTTTGTTtaattgtgaaaaagaaaaagagacgttaaatgaaaaatgtgtcAGCTACAGAAAGGATCTAGACGTCCTAGAAGAGCAATTAAG GCAATTAAAGGAAGAGAATCATagcacaaaagaagaaattaagactCTAGAGGTAAAGAACACTGAAATGTTATCAATGCTGAATCGGTCTGATCAGAAAATCATTGAGCTTGAGAGTGAACTGAGTGAAAAAGAAATAgtacttaaagagaaaaattctctAATAAGTGAAAACGCAGAGCTGAGAGCACTTACTGCACAGCAACATAACCGCTTGAAATTATGCCATCAAGAAATTGAAGACTCAAGGGAAGAGCTTAACATACTAGAAACCATTATTTCCCAGTTATCTCCAAGTACATCTGAAAAG TTTAAATGGCACCACTTGAAACACCAGCTATCTGGTTCCTCAACAAAAGAAGCTCTCTCTGAATCTTGTGAATTGAATAAACCTTTGATTGCAGACCTAAG CATTAAACTGGcaatgaaagaagaagaaattcaaAAGCCTCGCGCAGACTTCACTATCGGTACTGGAACTGAGCATCTTTCTAATGATaatgaaggacaagaaaataGTGGGTTATGTGGCCTGGAAACAGAGCCTGTCAAATTGATCAGAAGTCAAGGAG aGAGGAGAAGATGTCAACAGTTGGAGCTGATCAGCAAACAATTTGAAAAGGAGAGGCAAAGATTGCAGAAAGAGATAGAAGAGTTACGCACTAAACTGACAGAAGCAGATGATGAGAATTCTTCTTTGAGGACCAGCATGGCTCAGAGAGCCAGTCAGTTTCAAATCATACAGGAAGACCTATTGAAGAAGGCTTCAAAAACTAGTAGTTTAGAGAGAGAA GTAAGAAAGAAATCTTCTCAACTTTCTGCACTTGAGAAACAGTTGGAAGAAAAGGTTATTGCTTATTCCACTGCTGCAGCAAGAAATACTGAGTTGGAACAGGAACTCATG ggaaaaaaCAGACGCATTCATGAGCTGGAAACAACTATCAGTGAAGAACATGAGCAAATaacttctgcttttgaaaaagcaaagtTGGTTCACCTTGAGCAGCACCAAGAGATGGAGAAACAGATTGAACTG CTTCAGACACAGCTGGAGAAGAAACATCAACAATTCATTGAACAAGAGAAAATAATATCTATTTTGCAACAAGATGTTATAGATAAACAACATCACATTGAATCATTGGACGGGCTGCTGATAGAAAGCAGAGAG aaaatggaaaatgaaaatgtcaaGAAAGATCAAGGATTGAAGGTGATGAAAAGTCAGTTAACAGAAGAAACGATCAAA GTGAGACAACTTGAGTCAGCCCTAGAAGTGTGTAAGGAAGAAGTTGCACTGTATTTGAGTCAGTCgcaagaaaacaaagagataTTTGAAAATCAGCTcaaaaaaaagtttgaagag gttcattatttacagaaagaaataaaactaaaagatCAGAATATCCAGGACACAAGTGAACAAAATATTCTCCTACAACAAACTTTGCATCATCAGCAGCAAATGTTACAGCAAGAAACTATTAGAAATGAGGAGCTGGAAGATAATCAAATTAAACTTGAAAAACAG GTATCCAATTTGGAACGAGAgcttcagaagcagaaagcataTTCAGAGGATGAGTTGAGAAAGGTAGAGCAGAAACTTCACCTAGCTGCTCAGGAAGCAGATTTAAACAGACAGAAGGTGGATGAACTTAACAATACAATCAG CCAAATTAAATTGGAGATGGATCAGTGCAAGAATGAACTTACTGgtatggaaaaagaaatagtGCAATTAAAACGAGATGATGAAAACAAAGCAATGCAGATAAATCAGTTGGATATTACTTTGGAAGAAGCACGATCAGAGCTCAATGAAAAGGCAAATAAGG TGAATAATTTAGAAGATAAGCTGCTTCAAAGTGAGACTTGCCACAGGGAGGCCTTACAGAAAATAGTAGAACTAGAATCTGCATTACAGAATGCCCGTGgagaattaaaaattactttaacacAGCTTCAGGAGTTGCAAGATGCATTACAGAATGCACAATCCTCTCTGGAGGAGAAGCACATTGCTGTCATGGATCTAACAACTGAGCTCAG GTATTGCAAGGGAGAAATTGAAGATAAAAACCAAGAACTCCTTGACATGGACCAAGCATTGAAAGAAAGGAATTGGGAACTGAAACAAAGAGCAGCTCAG ATTACACAGTTGGATATGACAGTTCGTGAACATAGGGGAGAAATGGAACAACAAATAATTCGATTGGAGTGCAATTTGGAGAAGTCCGAGTTAGAAATTAAGGAATGCAATAAGCAG ATTGAGGGCTTAGAGAGGAAACTCCAGCATTCTAAAGATGAGCTTCGTGAAAAAGAGTTTGAATTGCTGCAGAGAGATCAAGAAATAaatcagctgaagaaaaagattgaaagaaaataa
- the CCDC18 gene encoding coiled-coil domain-containing protein 18 isoform X2, with protein sequence MRMRLRGPAVRAGLALSGPRCLKRVICLVPMEYGMWTCSKSAAAEDPLANVQSLRNQLRRTERNLQAVEEELSSTNTSEHYGHCFDEAVDFTLEDLVQPNCNCQGVSNCKKNAGKTSCQDFQRKSKSYSVSTTSDKTTEENECLKEKLGALHEQNASLTSQNHYLKNRVETMNFELMQSKTRISYLESILGTRLVSIPKLKEQIVNLEAEVSAQDKILRDAEDKLDQSRKTGMQRANMLQRYKKDYKNLKTELTELSKQGKRAEQQRDEALLNAEELTRAFKKYKQKITEKLEKVKAEEVILRKRLFNCEKEKETLNEKCVSYRKDLDVLEEQLRQLKEENHSTKEEIKTLEVKNTEMLSMLNRSDQKIIELESELSEKEIVLKEKNSLISENAELRALTAQQHNRLKLCHQEIEDSREELNILETIISQLSPSTSEKFKWHHLKHQLSGSSTKEALSESCELNKPLIADLSIKLAMKEEEIQKPRADFTIGTGTEHLSNDNEGQENSGLCGLETEPVKLIRSQGERRRCQQLELISKQFEKERQRLQKEIEELRTKLTEADDENSSLRTSMAQRASQFQIIQEDLLKKASKTSSLEREVRKKSSQLSALEKQLEEKVIAYSTAAARNTELEQELMGKNRRIHELETTISEEHEQITSAFEKAKLVHLEQHQEMEKQIELLQTQLEKKHQQFIEQEKIISILQQDVIDKQHHIESLDGLLIESREVRQLESALEVCKEEVALYLSQSQENKEIFENQLKKKFEEVHYLQKEIKLKDQNIQDTSEQNILLQQTLHHQQQMLQQETIRNEELEDNQIKLEKQVSNLERELQKQKAYSEDELRKVEQKLHLAAQEADLNRQKVDELNNTISQIKLEMDQCKNELTGMEKEIVQLKRDDENKAMQINQLDITLEEARSELNEKANKVNNLEDKLLQSETCHREALQKIVELESALQNARGELKITLTQLQELQDALQNAQSSLEEKHIAVMDLTTELRYCKGEIEDKNQELLDMDQALKERNWELKQRAAQITQLDMTVREHRGEMEQQIIRLECNLEKSELEIKECNKQIEGLERKLQHSKDELREKEFELLQRDQEINQLKKKIERK encoded by the exons atgcgcATGCGCCTTAGGGGCCCCGCGGTGAGGGCGGGCTTGGCCTTAAGCGGCCCGCGCTGTTTGAAGCGGG tcATATGTCTGGTACCAATGGAATATGGTATGTGGACTTGCTCTaaaagtgctgctgctgaagaccCACTTGCAAATGTACAATCATTAAGGAATCAGCTGAGGAGAACTGAAAGAAACCTACAGGCTGTAGAGGAAGAGCTTTCCAG CACTAATACAAGTGAACATTATGGCCACTGCTTTGATGAGGCTGTAGACTTCACTCTGGAGGACCTTGTTCAGCCTAATTGCAACTGTCAAGGCGTTTCCAACTGTAAGAAGAATGCTGGTAAAACGTCTTGCcaggattttcaaagaaaatccaAA TCTTACTCAGTATCCACAACTTCTGATAAAACCACGGAAGAAAATGAATGTCTTAAGGAGAAGCTGGGTGCCCTTCATGAGCAAAATGCATCTTTGACTTCTCAGAACCACTACCTGAAGAACAGAGTGGAAACAATGAACTTTGAATTGATGCAGTCAAAAACAAGA atttcttaTCTTGAATCGATTTTAGGTACACGTTTAGTCAGTATTCCGAAGTTAAAAGAACAGATTGTAAACTTGGAAGCAGAAGTTTCAGCTCAAGATAAAATTCTGAG AGATGCAGAAGATAAACTGGATCAAAGCCGGAAGACAGGAATGCAAAGAGCAAACATGTTACAAAGATATAAAAAGGActataaaaatctgaaaactgAGTTAACTGAACTAAGCAAGCAAGGAAAGAG AGCAGAACAACAAAGAGATGAAGCTTTGTTGAACGCGGAGGAGCTGACAAGGGCTTTCAAAaagtataaacagaaaataactgaaaaattagaaaag gTTAAAGCTGAAGAAGTAATCCTGAGAAAACGTTTGTTtaattgtgaaaaagaaaaagagacgttaaatgaaaaatgtgtcAGCTACAGAAAGGATCTAGACGTCCTAGAAGAGCAATTAAG GCAATTAAAGGAAGAGAATCATagcacaaaagaagaaattaagactCTAGAGGTAAAGAACACTGAAATGTTATCAATGCTGAATCGGTCTGATCAGAAAATCATTGAGCTTGAGAGTGAACTGAGTGAAAAAGAAATAgtacttaaagagaaaaattctctAATAAGTGAAAACGCAGAGCTGAGAGCACTTACTGCACAGCAACATAACCGCTTGAAATTATGCCATCAAGAAATTGAAGACTCAAGGGAAGAGCTTAACATACTAGAAACCATTATTTCCCAGTTATCTCCAAGTACATCTGAAAAG TTTAAATGGCACCACTTGAAACACCAGCTATCTGGTTCCTCAACAAAAGAAGCTCTCTCTGAATCTTGTGAATTGAATAAACCTTTGATTGCAGACCTAAG CATTAAACTGGcaatgaaagaagaagaaattcaaAAGCCTCGCGCAGACTTCACTATCGGTACTGGAACTGAGCATCTTTCTAATGATaatgaaggacaagaaaataGTGGGTTATGTGGCCTGGAAACAGAGCCTGTCAAATTGATCAGAAGTCAAGGAG aGAGGAGAAGATGTCAACAGTTGGAGCTGATCAGCAAACAATTTGAAAAGGAGAGGCAAAGATTGCAGAAAGAGATAGAAGAGTTACGCACTAAACTGACAGAAGCAGATGATGAGAATTCTTCTTTGAGGACCAGCATGGCTCAGAGAGCCAGTCAGTTTCAAATCATACAGGAAGACCTATTGAAGAAGGCTTCAAAAACTAGTAGTTTAGAGAGAGAA GTAAGAAAGAAATCTTCTCAACTTTCTGCACTTGAGAAACAGTTGGAAGAAAAGGTTATTGCTTATTCCACTGCTGCAGCAAGAAATACTGAGTTGGAACAGGAACTCATG ggaaaaaaCAGACGCATTCATGAGCTGGAAACAACTATCAGTGAAGAACATGAGCAAATaacttctgcttttgaaaaagcaaagtTGGTTCACCTTGAGCAGCACCAAGAGATGGAGAAACAGATTGAACTG CTTCAGACACAGCTGGAGAAGAAACATCAACAATTCATTGAACAAGAGAAAATAATATCTATTTTGCAACAAGATGTTATAGATAAACAACATCACATTGAATCATTGGACGGGCTGCTGATAGAAAGCAGAGAG GTGAGACAACTTGAGTCAGCCCTAGAAGTGTGTAAGGAAGAAGTTGCACTGTATTTGAGTCAGTCgcaagaaaacaaagagataTTTGAAAATCAGCTcaaaaaaaagtttgaagag gttcattatttacagaaagaaataaaactaaaagatCAGAATATCCAGGACACAAGTGAACAAAATATTCTCCTACAACAAACTTTGCATCATCAGCAGCAAATGTTACAGCAAGAAACTATTAGAAATGAGGAGCTGGAAGATAATCAAATTAAACTTGAAAAACAG GTATCCAATTTGGAACGAGAgcttcagaagcagaaagcataTTCAGAGGATGAGTTGAGAAAGGTAGAGCAGAAACTTCACCTAGCTGCTCAGGAAGCAGATTTAAACAGACAGAAGGTGGATGAACTTAACAATACAATCAG CCAAATTAAATTGGAGATGGATCAGTGCAAGAATGAACTTACTGgtatggaaaaagaaatagtGCAATTAAAACGAGATGATGAAAACAAAGCAATGCAGATAAATCAGTTGGATATTACTTTGGAAGAAGCACGATCAGAGCTCAATGAAAAGGCAAATAAGG TGAATAATTTAGAAGATAAGCTGCTTCAAAGTGAGACTTGCCACAGGGAGGCCTTACAGAAAATAGTAGAACTAGAATCTGCATTACAGAATGCCCGTGgagaattaaaaattactttaacacAGCTTCAGGAGTTGCAAGATGCATTACAGAATGCACAATCCTCTCTGGAGGAGAAGCACATTGCTGTCATGGATCTAACAACTGAGCTCAG GTATTGCAAGGGAGAAATTGAAGATAAAAACCAAGAACTCCTTGACATGGACCAAGCATTGAAAGAAAGGAATTGGGAACTGAAACAAAGAGCAGCTCAG ATTACACAGTTGGATATGACAGTTCGTGAACATAGGGGAGAAATGGAACAACAAATAATTCGATTGGAGTGCAATTTGGAGAAGTCCGAGTTAGAAATTAAGGAATGCAATAAGCAG ATTGAGGGCTTAGAGAGGAAACTCCAGCATTCTAAAGATGAGCTTCGTGAAAAAGAGTTTGAATTGCTGCAGAGAGATCAAGAAATAaatcagctgaagaaaaagattgaaagaaaataa
- the LOC141946546 gene encoding retinol dehydrogenase 8-like, with translation MSRRNVLITGCSSGIGLALAVKMAKDEERRFKVYATMRNLAKKEPLEEAVGRRLGKTLEIKQLDVCDEQSIKTCVNSIPDRRIDVLGNNAGMGLIGPIECQTIDEMKTVMDTNFFGLVRLLKEILPDMKKRKSGHIVIISSVMGIQGILFNDVYAASKFAVEGFCESLAIQALKFKLQLSLIEPGPVVTEFERKVFEDGMKMDLSAADKETAEMFTNIYLKNYKQIFQSLGQSAEDVAEHTIKVILAENPPFRHQTNTLYTPMTTLKYADPNGDLPIDIFYKMVFHHDKIFSASLNFIKLLRWRSRKSFDLGKPSQ, from the exons ATGTCAAGAAGAAATGTCCTCATTACAGGTTGCTCCTCAGGAATTGGACTGGCATTAGCTGTGAAAATGGcaaaagatgaagagagaagatTTAAAG TGTATGCCACAATGCGGAATCTGGCCAAGAAAGAACCACTCGAGGAAGCTGTAGGTCGCAGGCTGGGCAAAACCCTCGAAATTAAACAACTGGATGTCTGTGATGAACAGTCTATTAAAACTTGTGTGAATAGTATCCCTGACAGAAGGATTGATGTACTAGGCAA CAATGCTGGAATGGGACTCATTGGACCTATTGAATGTCAAACCATAGATGAAATGAAAACTGTGATGGATACCAACTTCTTTGGACTGGTTCGACTCCTGAAGGAGATTTTGCCTGAcatgaagaagagaaagagcGGGCATATAGTTATAATAAGCAGCGTTATGGGAATACAAG GTATCTTATTTAATGATGTTTATGCTGCATCTAAGTTTGCTGTGGAAGGATTCTGCGAAAGTTTAGCTATACAAGCACTGAAGTTCAAACTGCA GTTAAGTTTGATTGAACCAGGCCCAGTGGTTACAGAGtttgaaagaaaagtgtttgAAGACGGAATGAAAATGGATctttcagctgcagataaagaAACAGCTGAGATGTTTACTAATATTTACCTTAAAAATTACAAACAAATTTTCCAGAGCCTGGGACAAAGTGCTGAAGATGTTGCAGAG CATACAATAAAGGTAATTCTTGCAGAAAATCCCCCTTTTCGCCATCAGACCAACACCTTGTATACGCCGATGACAACTCTGAAGTATGCAGATCCAAATGGAGATCTACCCATTGATATATTCTACAAAATGGTTTTTCATCATGACAAAATCTTCAGTGCAAGTCTTAACTTTATCAAATTGCTGAGGTGGAGAAGTAGAAAGAGCTTTGACCTGGGAAAACCCTCACAATAA